Proteins from a genomic interval of Spiroplasma endosymbiont of Lonchoptera lutea:
- a CDS encoding segregation and condensation protein A produces the protein MSKYLINIDNFQGPLDLLLHLIKEKNLDIFTVDVSMITTQYLDYLNKMETLNLDIASEYLTMAAYLLELKSRRLLQQTNLEEDNSDYEADNRQELIQKLLEYQTIKETTGFFKEQEIVRQQVFTRPAIVSNSQQYASLAKETNWDFNLEQLSFQLQEVYKRYQLNMPITTRVAKQQISPQKRASEIFNFLKQNPQKSYNLYDIFVESDNITNNLLVVSFSAILDLVRSQQIYIEQADMFAPITLKYRGEFSEENE, from the coding sequence ATGAGTAAATATCTGATTAACATTGATAATTTTCAAGGACCATTAGATTTACTTTTACATTTAATTAAAGAAAAAAATCTTGATATCTTTACTGTTGATGTTAGTATGATTACAACGCAATATTTAGATTATTTAAATAAAATGGAAACATTAAATTTAGATATTGCTAGTGAATATTTAACAATGGCAGCATATCTTTTGGAATTAAAATCACGGCGATTATTACAACAGACTAATTTAGAAGAAGATAATAGTGATTATGAAGCCGATAATCGTCAAGAATTAATTCAAAAATTATTAGAATATCAAACTATTAAAGAAACAACTGGTTTTTTTAAAGAACAAGAAATTGTTCGTCAGCAAGTTTTTACGAGACCAGCAATTGTTTCTAATTCTCAACAATATGCATCGTTAGCAAAGGAAACTAATTGAGATTTTAACTTAGAGCAGTTGAGTTTTCAATTACAAGAAGTGTATAAAAGGTATCAATTAAATATGCCAATAACAACACGCGTGGCTAAACAACAAATATCACCACAAAAGCGGGCATCAGAAATTTTTAATTTTTTAAAACAAAATCCCCAAAAAAGTTATAATCTTTATGATATTTTTGTTGAAAGTGATAATATTACAAATAATTTGCTTGTTGTTAGTTTTAGTGCCATTTTGGATTTAGTTCGTAGTCAGCAAATATACATTGAACAAGCAGATATGTTTGCTCCCATCACATTAAAATATCGAGGTGAATTTAGTGAAGAAAATGAATAA
- a CDS encoding inorganic diphosphatase, with the protein MENNIVPVIIEITTGSSNKYEYNFETKRIILDRVLYGANVYPAEYGCIENTLDWDGDPLDVIALATYPTIAGCQANVRILGALEMIDGGEIDTKLFGVLADDPHFNHLKSLKDVPEHTLAKIKNFFIQYKQLQKKAVIVKEWKDEQWALKELAHCRELYTKYNELLINEGKEKLLEKFKEIQK; encoded by the coding sequence ATGGAAAATAATATCGTTCCTGTAATTATTGAAATTACTACTGGTAGTAGTAACAAATATGAATATAATTTTGAAACTAAAAGAATTATTTTAGATCGTGTTTTATATGGTGCTAATGTTTATCCTGCCGAATATGGTTGTATTGAAAATACTTTAGACTGAGATGGTGATCCGCTTGATGTTATTGCTTTAGCAACATATCCAACAATTGCTGGATGTCAAGCCAATGTTAGAATTCTTGGAGCCTTAGAAATGATTGATGGTGGTGAAATTGATACTAAGCTATTTGGTGTTTTAGCCGATGACCCGCATTTTAATCATCTTAAATCTTTAAAAGATGTTCCTGAACATACTTTAGCAAAAATTAAAAATTTCTTTATCCAATATAAACAGTTACAAAAAAAAGCAGTTATTGTTAAAGAATGAAAAGATGAACAATGAGCTTTAAAAGAGTTAGCTCATTGTCGTGAACTATATACTAAATATAACGAACTTCTAATTAATGAAGGAAAAGAAAAATTACTAGAAAAATTTAAAGAAATACAAAAATAA
- the der gene encoding ribosome biogenesis GTPase Der, whose translation MKNSAIVAIIGRPNVGKSTLFNRLIKNRLSIVDDTVGVTRDRIYQKAQWLNREFWLVDTGGLGFGNDELQEQILLQAQIAIEQADVIIFTTNYQERLQDEEKQIAKMLYGINKPVILVVNKYDNQQVNNELYEFIQLGFGEPIAVSSTHGIGIGDLLDKIIFSLNQLNLEIKPDLENETKMAIIGRPNVGKSSLTNALLNESRVVVSNVPGTTTDAVDSSFVRNGQKFVVIDTAGIRKRGKVQTNLEKYSVLRALKAVERSDIVLLVLDGKEGIREQDAKIGAIAKEGYKPVIIVVNKYDEMEKTKKTLDDFRKEIQVHFKYLHYAFVIFVSALKNVHLGKIFQNINKIQEKQNLRIQTSVVNEILSKAQLLHQPPIFQGERLKIYYATQVSKQPITFVLFVNDPKHLHFSYARFLENQLREYFDFQGIPLRLIFRQRK comes from the coding sequence ATGAAAAATTCTGCAATTGTCGCTATTATTGGGCGACCTAATGTTGGTAAGTCAACATTATTTAATCGCTTGATTAAAAATCGTTTATCAATTGTTGATGATACAGTAGGAGTTACGCGGGATCGGATTTATCAAAAGGCACAATGACTTAATCGTGAATTTTGATTAGTAGATACAGGTGGTCTTGGTTTTGGTAATGATGAATTACAAGAACAAATTTTGTTACAAGCACAAATTGCGATTGAACAAGCGGATGTTATTATTTTTACTACTAACTATCAAGAACGCTTGCAAGATGAGGAAAAACAAATTGCTAAAATGCTTTATGGAATTAATAAACCGGTTATTTTGGTTGTTAATAAATATGATAATCAACAAGTTAATAATGAACTATATGAGTTTATTCAATTAGGATTTGGTGAACCAATTGCTGTTTCGTCAACGCATGGGATTGGGATTGGTGATTTGTTAGATAAAATTATTTTTAGTTTAAATCAGTTAAATTTAGAAATAAAACCAGATCTTGAAAATGAAACTAAAATGGCTATTATTGGCCGACCGAATGTTGGTAAGTCTAGTTTAACAAACGCATTATTAAATGAATCGCGGGTTGTGGTTTCTAATGTTCCAGGCACGACAACTGATGCGGTTGATAGTTCATTTGTTAGAAATGGGCAAAAATTTGTTGTTATTGATACGGCGGGAATTAGAAAACGAGGAAAAGTTCAAACAAATTTAGAAAAGTATAGTGTTTTGCGGGCTTTAAAAGCTGTGGAACGAAGTGATATTGTTTTATTAGTATTAGATGGTAAAGAAGGTATTAGAGAACAAGATGCTAAAATTGGTGCCATTGCGAAAGAGGGTTATAAACCGGTAATTATTGTTGTTAACAAATATGATGAAATGGAAAAAACAAAAAAAACCTTAGATGATTTTCGTAAAGAAATTCAAGTTCATTTTAAATATCTTCATTATGCTTTTGTAATTTTTGTTTCGGCATTAAAAAATGTCCATCTTGGAAAGATTTTTCAAAATATTAATAAGATTCAAGAAAAACAAAATTTACGAATTCAAACTAGTGTTGTTAATGAAATTCTTAGTAAGGCTCAATTATTACATCAACCACCTATTTTTCAAGGTGAACGATTAAAGATATATTATGCTACGCAAGTAAGTAAGCAACCGATTACTTTTGTTTTATTTGTTAATGACCCGAAGCATTTACATTTTTCATATGCAAGATTTTTGGAAAATCAGTTACGAGAATATTTTGACTTTCAAGGAATTCCTTTACGATTGATTTTTCGTCAAAGAAAATAA
- a CDS encoding thymidine phosphorylase: MLDLINKKKQNQQLTTKEIDFIISGFTKGDIPDYQMSAFLMTVWFNGLNNQETFDLTKSLINSGDSLDLSSISGFKADKHSTGGVGDKISLLYAPLLASFGIKVAKISGRGLEQTGGTIDKLEAIPNFNVNLQWNDFLKVINECGMSIISQTQDFTPADKKVYALRDTTGTVDSIPLIAASIMAKKIAMGSDGLVLDVKCGNGAFISNLNDAKKLARLMLQIAQELKVKTAVIISDMNQPLGRMIGNICEVYEAYEFLQGKNQDSALLELVTSLSAISLLQAEICSNFDEAKQKCIEQLKSLAPLNIFKQFIKQQSGDIDFVTNFVWKDAVKFVIEIKASVSGFVNFHNCYGLGNLAMHLGAGRETNYSSIDYMAGIFINKKTQEKVNANETVLTLYTNINNVSEFIAMAKELFTIEQSLPLINNIIYEIME; this comes from the coding sequence ATGTTAGATTTAATTAATAAGAAAAAACAAAATCAACAATTAACAACAAAAGAAATTGATTTTATTATTAGTGGTTTTACTAAGGGTGATATTCCTGATTATCAAATGAGTGCTTTTTTAATGACTGTTTGATTTAATGGTTTAAATAATCAAGAAACATTTGATTTAACAAAATCATTAATTAATTCTGGTGATTCATTAGATTTATCATCAATTAGTGGTTTTAAAGCTGATAAACATTCTACAGGTGGTGTTGGTGATAAAATAAGTTTACTTTATGCTCCTTTGTTAGCAAGTTTTGGCATTAAGGTAGCAAAAATTTCTGGAAGAGGATTAGAACAAACTGGTGGAACAATTGATAAGTTAGAAGCGATTCCTAATTTTAATGTTAATTTGCAATGAAATGATTTTTTAAAAGTAATTAATGAATGCGGAATGAGTATTATTAGTCAAACGCAAGATTTTACTCCGGCTGATAAGAAAGTTTATGCTTTAAGAGATACTACGGGAACTGTTGATTCCATCCCTTTAATAGCAGCCAGTATTATGGCTAAGAAAATTGCTATGGGTAGTGATGGTCTTGTTTTAGATGTTAAGTGTGGTAATGGTGCTTTTATCAGTAATTTAAATGATGCTAAAAAATTAGCAAGACTAATGTTACAAATTGCTCAAGAATTAAAGGTTAAAACCGCTGTTATTATTAGTGATATGAATCAACCATTAGGAAGAATGATTGGTAACATTTGTGAAGTTTATGAAGCATATGAATTTTTACAAGGTAAAAATCAAGATTCAGCATTGTTAGAACTTGTAACCTCTCTAAGCGCAATTAGTTTATTACAAGCAGAAATTTGTAGTAATTTTGATGAAGCAAAACAAAAATGTATTGAGCAACTAAAATCATTAGCGCCATTGAATATTTTTAAACAATTTATTAAACAGCAATCTGGTGATATTGATTTTGTTACTAATTTTGTTTGAAAAGATGCTGTTAAATTTGTTATTGAAATTAAGGCATCAGTTTCAGGATTTGTTAATTTTCATAACTGTTATGGTTTAGGTAATTTAGCAATGCATTTAGGAGCAGGAAGAGAAACAAATTATTCATCAATTGATTATATGGCCGGAATTTTTATTAATAAAAAAACCCAAGAAAAGGTTAATGCTAATGAAACGGTATTAACTTTATATACTAATATTAATAATGTCAGTGAGTTTATAGCAATGGCAAAAGAATTATTTACAATTGAACAATCTTTACCGCTAATTAATAATATTATTTATGAAATAATGGAATAA
- a CDS encoding CinA family protein, translating to MHDLVKLLEKKNLTISSCESITGGAFSEALVKTEGASKVFRGGLIAYSAHSKVHLARVQLTTLQSFGAVSVKTAIEMAQNAKNLFDSDMAISFTGNAGPENHENKPLGLVYIALAYNNKCLVYEYQLSGNHKQIINKCVKLTKELIKENLK from the coding sequence TTGCACGATTTAGTTAAATTATTAGAAAAGAAAAATTTAACCATTAGTAGTTGTGAAAGTATTACAGGAGGAGCTTTTAGTGAAGCATTAGTTAAGACGGAAGGAGCTAGTAAAGTATTTCGTGGTGGGTTAATAGCTTATAGTGCTCATTCTAAAGTTCATTTAGCAAGAGTTCAGTTAACAACTTTACAATCATTTGGTGCTGTTAGTGTTAAAACAGCTATTGAAATGGCACAAAACGCAAAAAATTTATTTGATAGTGATATGGCAATTAGTTTTACTGGTAATGCTGGTCCTGAAAATCATGAAAATAAGCCATTAGGTTTAGTATATATTGCATTGGCTTATAATAACAAATGTTTAGTTTATGAATATCAATTATCGGGAAATCACAAACAAATTATTAATAAATGTGTTAAATTAACTAAAGAATTAATTAAAGAAAATTTAAAATAA
- the cmk gene encoding (d)CMP kinase, which translates to MKQINIAIDGPAGSGKSTTAKLVAKRLHYIFIDTGLMYRALTLYCLVNKIDIDDNRAVIKVLTNIRFSYDANGNIYVNGVKQNSYDLSSKKVVEYVSPISAIKAIRTFMVKSQRAIVQGFGYILAGRDIGTVVLPNAQLKIFLTATVSKRAQRRVEQARQQGIVLELSNVQNNLQDRDRQDSDRKVGPLKKANDAIEIDNSNLSLDQIVDLIATMAYEIKKKSMLFANA; encoded by the coding sequence ATGAAACAGATAAATATTGCTATTGATGGACCAGCTGGAAGTGGTAAGTCAACAACTGCTAAATTAGTCGCTAAACGGTTACATTATATTTTTATTGACACTGGCTTAATGTATCGGGCTTTGACACTTTATTGTTTAGTAAATAAAATTGATATTGATGATAATCGAGCAGTTATTAAGGTGTTGACTAATATTAGATTTAGTTATGATGCTAATGGCAATATTTATGTGAATGGGGTAAAACAAAATTCTTATGATTTAAGTAGTAAAAAGGTTGTTGAGTATGTTAGTCCTATTAGTGCTATCAAAGCAATAAGAACATTTATGGTTAAAAGTCAAAGAGCAATTGTTCAAGGTTTTGGTTATATTCTTGCAGGGAGAGATATTGGGACGGTTGTTTTACCTAATGCGCAATTAAAAATATTTTTAACAGCAACAGTTAGTAAAAGAGCACAAAGAAGAGTGGAACAAGCACGACAACAAGGAATAGTTTTAGAATTGTCTAATGTTCAAAATAATTTACAAGATCGTGATCGTCAAGATTCCGATCGTAAAGTTGGTCCCTTAAAGAAAGCAAATGATGCGATTGAAATTGATAATAGTAATTTATCTTTAGATCAAATTGTTGATTTAATTGCAACAATGGCTTATGAAATTAAAAAGAAATCAATGCTTTTTGCAAATGCATAG
- a CDS encoding lysophospholipid acyltransferase family protein yields the protein MNKWRVIITLPYLLQTLRKAKKMTKKVLRDPNSVSEEYRYKWLQKRARYFAWLYNVKVYPQGLENWVNNKGCVMIANHQSNFDALLLLLINDFSKFAPLAFIAKQELQEHKIFKRFVQLIDVLFLDRNNPRQALEVFSDAKMLIRVPRTMVIFPEGTRSNSSTVQEFKPAALRIAYQAYVPIIPVAIINSYEVFNKKSQGKKKIYLVIQKPLDPANFINITTDNLARNMQSNIQKIINNFNLKNKDEKK from the coding sequence ATGAATAAATGAAGAGTAATAATTACATTGCCATATTTGCTACAAACTTTAAGAAAAGCAAAAAAAATGACAAAGAAAGTGCTTCGTGATCCTAATTCAGTATCAGAAGAATATCGTTATAAATGATTGCAAAAGCGAGCGCGATATTTTGCATGGTTATATAATGTTAAAGTTTATCCCCAAGGATTAGAAAATTGAGTTAATAATAAGGGATGTGTGATGATTGCCAATCATCAATCAAATTTTGATGCTTTATTATTACTTTTAATTAATGATTTTAGTAAATTTGCTCCCTTAGCATTCATTGCTAAGCAAGAATTACAAGAACATAAAATATTTAAACGCTTTGTACAATTAATTGATGTGTTATTTTTAGATCGTAATAATCCAAGGCAAGCATTAGAAGTTTTTAGTGATGCGAAAATGTTAATTCGTGTCCCACGAACAATGGTTATTTTTCCAGAAGGAACGAGAAGTAATAGTTCAACAGTACAAGAATTTAAGCCAGCAGCACTTAGAATTGCGTATCAAGCATATGTTCCAATTATTCCGGTTGCTATTATTAATTCGTATGAAGTTTTTAATAAAAAATCTCAAGGAAAGAAAAAAATTTATCTTGTGATTCAAAAACCATTAGACCCTGCTAATTTTATTAATATTACTACTGATAATTTAGCAAGAAATATGCAAAGTAATATTCAAAAAATCATTAATAATTTTAATTTAAAAAATAAGGATGAAAAAAAATAA
- a CDS encoding NAD(P)H-dependent glycerol-3-phosphate dehydrogenase — protein sequence MQKIIILRTGAFASALAQVLADNKNEVLMYGIEKSEVDDINNNHQNSKYFQEIRLNENIVATNDLKQALCDAKVIVFAVPSLVLPSVCQQINELVTYPVHFINIAKGFDPNSGERLSLTIRKNLNPDIIEDLSGLYGPSIAIEIVQRFSTQVTAVSENLLYAKKVQQYFNSENFSVMITNDFIGVECASALKNVVAIISGMLKGQNASDNTVASFITIGLNEAIKFSNKMGGKLETFLTPAGIGDLILTAMSPKSRNYQFGYEIGKTNDPETVIKQLQKTVEGFGTCRLVNEQMLKLKLNLPLFALLYKILYLYENPQIVINDFLKHFPIE from the coding sequence ATGCAAAAAATTATTATTTTACGAACTGGTGCATTTGCTAGTGCTTTGGCACAAGTTTTAGCAGATAATAAAAATGAAGTATTAATGTATGGTATTGAAAAAAGTGAAGTTGATGATATTAATAATAATCATCAAAATAGTAAATATTTTCAAGAAATTCGTTTAAATGAAAATATTGTGGCGACTAATGATTTAAAACAAGCTTTATGTGATGCTAAAGTTATTGTTTTTGCGGTTCCTTCGCTGGTTTTACCTAGTGTTTGTCAGCAAATTAATGAGTTAGTAACTTATCCAGTGCATTTTATTAATATTGCTAAAGGTTTTGACCCTAATAGTGGTGAAAGGTTATCATTAACAATTCGCAAAAATTTAAATCCTGATATTATTGAAGATTTGTCAGGACTATATGGCCCTAGTATTGCGATTGAAATTGTTCAAAGATTTTCCACACAAGTAACAGCGGTTAGTGAGAATTTATTATATGCAAAAAAAGTTCAACAATATTTTAATAGTGAAAATTTTTCGGTGATGATTACTAATGATTTTATTGGTGTTGAATGTGCTAGTGCATTAAAAAATGTTGTTGCGATTATTTCGGGAATGTTAAAAGGTCAAAATGCTAGTGATAATACTGTCGCATCTTTTATTACTATTGGTTTAAATGAAGCAATTAAATTTAGTAATAAAATGGGGGGAAAGTTAGAAACATTTTTAACGCCAGCTGGAATTGGTGATTTAATTTTAACAGCAATGTCACCGAAATCTCGTAATTATCAATTTGGTTATGAAATTGGAAAAACTAATGATCCAGAAACTGTTATTAAGCAATTGCAAAAAACTGTTGAAGGTTTTGGTACTTGTCGGTTGGTTAATGAACAAATGCTAAAATTAAAGTTAAACCTCCCTTTATTTGCATTATTATATAAAATTCTTTATTTATATGAAAATCCGCAAATTGTAATTAACGACTTTTTAAAACATTTTCCAATTGAATAA
- the scpB gene encoding SMC-Scp complex subunit ScpB: MNNYALMEGLIFIAGEEGISNQKIAKKLNLSLNLVNEMLITIQQQLEADESRGIALMNNNNVFKFMTKQEHFNIYESLVIEQTSKLSTAALETLAIIAYKGPIVKSEIESIRGVSSDFMVAKLKARELIVELGRSDAPGRPILYGVSQYFLDYFNLSSLDKLPPLPESFFDKDEDTNLFIN, translated from the coding sequence ATGAATAATTATGCTTTAATGGAAGGATTAATTTTTATTGCTGGTGAAGAAGGCATTAGTAATCAAAAAATTGCTAAAAAGTTAAATCTTAGTCTTAATCTTGTTAATGAAATGTTAATTACTATCCAACAGCAGTTAGAAGCGGATGAATCGCGAGGCATAGCATTAATGAATAATAATAATGTTTTTAAGTTTATGACAAAACAAGAACATTTTAATATTTATGAATCATTAGTTATTGAGCAAACTAGTAAATTATCAACGGCTGCATTAGAAACGCTAGCAATTATTGCTTATAAAGGTCCAATAGTAAAAAGTGAAATTGAAAGTATTCGTGGTGTTAGCAGTGATTTTATGGTTGCTAAATTAAAAGCCCGAGAATTAATTGTTGAATTGGGAAGAAGTGATGCTCCGGGGCGACCAATATTATATGGCGTGAGTCAATATTTTTTAGATTATTTTAATTTATCTTCGTTAGATAAATTACCACCATTACCAGAATCTTTTTTTGATAAAGATGAAGACACTAATTTGTTTATTAATTAA
- a CDS encoding DivIVA domain-containing protein → MKNDNSFKLAKEDILEKEFQINFKGYDAQEVDRFLDIVQKDYDAFNKIMETHIDEISRLKEKLKEIIEEHEKLKSNYEIVMQQRDKLEEKGLRNVDIINRLSKLESKVNK, encoded by the coding sequence ATGAAAAATGATAATAGTTTTAAATTGGCAAAAGAGGATATTTTAGAAAAAGAATTTCAAATTAATTTTAAAGGTTATGATGCCCAAGAAGTTGATCGGTTTTTAGATATTGTTCAAAAAGATTATGATGCTTTTAATAAAATTATGGAAACTCATATTGATGAAATTTCGCGTTTAAAAGAAAAACTTAAAGAAATAATTGAAGAACATGAAAAGTTAAAAAGTAATTATGAAATTGTTATGCAACAACGAGATAAGTTAGAAGAAAAAGGTTTACGAAATGTTGATATCATAAATCGGTTAAGTAAACTTGAAAGTAAAGTTAATAAATAG
- a CDS encoding dihydrofolate reductase produces MVILVWAMDKNGVIGKDNKLPWCLNQELQYFKEITIGKTILMGRKTFASLKVKPLSQRKTIVVSWNPNYEFNHPDVIVSNDLEGILKQYEHSGDDLYVCGGALIYQIAIPYANKLFVSLINDLYGGDTYFPEIDFHQFKEISKKQYDKFVGLIYERKVTNE; encoded by the coding sequence ATGGTAATTTTGGTATGAGCAATGGATAAGAATGGTGTTATTGGTAAAGATAATAAATTGCCGTGGTGTTTAAATCAAGAATTACAATATTTTAAAGAAATTACTATCGGAAAAACAATTTTAATGGGAAGAAAAACTTTTGCTAGTTTAAAAGTTAAACCTTTATCACAAAGAAAAACTATTGTTGTTAGTTGAAATCCTAATTATGAATTTAATCATCCTGATGTAATTGTGAGTAATGATTTAGAAGGGATTTTAAAACAATATGAGCATAGTGGTGATGACTTATATGTTTGTGGGGGGGCTTTGATTTATCAAATCGCAATCCCCTATGCCAACAAATTATTTGTTTCACTTATTAATGATTTATATGGAGGCGATACTTATTTTCCAGAAATTGATTTCCATCAATTTAAAGAAATTAGTAAGAAACAATATGATAAATTTGTTGGATTAATTTATGAAAGGAAAGTTACTAATGAATAA
- the pgsA gene encoding CDP-diacylglycerol--glycerol-3-phosphate 3-phosphatidyltransferase has protein sequence MNLPNKITLVRIILVPIILILMLLGGPFDNYNFVSGSISIDSNVKINILWIIAGFLFIIACFSDWLDGYLARKNNQVTNFGKIADPIADKMLTSGVLIIMTIPQIIPVWVTLILISRDILLDGIRMFLATKKVVIAANYYGKLKTLMQMVGLTLLFFINHIWFGWDSGWGSWKYHIILIPMYLSLLLSIWSAITYILGIKQSNQK, from the coding sequence ATGAATTTACCAAATAAAATAACATTAGTACGAATTATTTTAGTACCAATAATTTTAATTTTAATGTTGTTAGGCGGACCATTTGATAACTATAATTTTGTTAGTGGTAGTATTAGTATTGATAGTAATGTTAAAATTAATATTCTTTGAATTATTGCAGGGTTCCTTTTTATTATTGCTTGTTTTAGTGATTGATTAGATGGTTATCTTGCTAGAAAAAATAATCAAGTAACAAACTTTGGTAAGATTGCTGATCCGATTGCTGATAAGATGTTGACTAGTGGTGTTTTAATCATTATGACAATTCCGCAAATTATTCCGGTTTGAGTAACATTAATTTTGATTTCTCGCGATATTTTGCTTGATGGGATAAGAATGTTTTTAGCAACTAAGAAAGTTGTTATTGCTGCTAATTATTATGGTAAATTAAAAACGCTAATGCAAATGGTGGGGTTAACATTATTATTTTTTATTAATCATATTTGATTTGGATGAGATAGTGGTTGAGGTTCATGAAAGTATCATATTATTTTAATACCAATGTATTTATCATTATTGCTTTCAATTTGGAGTGCAATTACTTATATTCTTGGAATTAAACAAAGCAATCAAAAATAA
- a CDS encoding pseudouridine synthase, whose translation MKKERLQKIIAMRGYCSRRKAEQLILAGKVAVNEQIITELGFKVEVNAKITVNGELLPAEQENIYLAFNKPIGCITSLDDPLGRKTVFDYLQDITVRIYPIGRLDYYTSGLLLLTNDGNFANLIMHPTHGINKVYEVAVKGKITSTTINNLLNGVLIDDDFLAKAVQVKLLRVNSKQQSYMLAITIQDGHNQQIRKMIKAINGKVLALKRVAVGILTLSGISEGHYRLLTNNEVKQLEIMAKKNNP comes from the coding sequence ATGAAAAAAGAACGATTACAAAAAATAATTGCTATGCGTGGTTATTGTTCACGGCGAAAAGCAGAACAATTAATTTTAGCAGGTAAAGTTGCAGTTAATGAACAAATTATTACGGAATTAGGATTTAAAGTTGAAGTAAATGCTAAAATTACTGTTAATGGTGAATTATTGCCAGCAGAACAAGAAAATATTTATTTAGCTTTTAATAAACCAATTGGCTGTATTACTTCTTTGGATGACCCCCTCGGAAGAAAAACTGTCTTTGATTATTTACAAGATATTACTGTGCGAATTTATCCGATTGGCAGATTAGATTATTATACTAGTGGGTTATTATTATTAACTAATGATGGTAATTTTGCTAATTTAATTATGCATCCAACCCACGGCATTAATAAAGTTTATGAAGTAGCGGTTAAAGGTAAAATTACTTCCACAACGATTAATAATTTATTAAATGGTGTTTTAATTGATGATGATTTTTTAGCTAAAGCAGTACAAGTTAAATTATTAAGAGTAAATAGTAAGCAACAATCTTATATGTTAGCAATAACAATTCAAGATGGTCACAATCAACAAATTCGGAAAATGATTAAAGCAATAAATGGTAAAGTTTTAGCATTAAAACGGGTTGCTGTGGGAATATTAACCCTTAGTGGTATTAGTGAAGGTCATTATCGGTTATTAACAAATAATGAAGTTAAGCAATTAGAAATAATGGCGAAAAAAAATAATCCTTAG